Proteins encoded in a region of the Ancylobacter sp. SL191 genome:
- a CDS encoding hybrid-cluster NAD(P)-dependent oxidoreductase, with the protein MDALNPAPSPDPAALRLAGSLPEWNPEADDVLIVREIRDETADVKTFVLAPKEPCVFRYAPGQFLTLDLSINGEAINRCYTIASAPTRPHTLAITVKRVPGGPVSNFLHDHVKVGGELRAVGPMGDFSCFTQGTPSPTPRYLFLSGGSGITPLMSMARTFHDLGEPRDLVFVHAARSPDDIIFRSELEMMARNQRGSFRFAPICEADGPLNPWHGLRGRLNLGLLNHIAPDFKEREIFACGPSPFMAAVREMLKGAGFDMSRHHEESFDFAELARAEPDVAADVSIAEAVEAVQDAVAPPVASYTIEFVKQKRTIECRSDMFVLDAARRAGVRLPSSCSKGLCGTCKSKLVSGTVEMKHGGGIRQREIDAGMALLCCSKPTSDLVVDR; encoded by the coding sequence ATGGATGCCCTGAATCCTGCGCCGTCGCCCGATCCGGCGGCGCTGCGCCTCGCCGGCAGCCTGCCTGAGTGGAACCCGGAAGCGGACGATGTGCTCATCGTCCGCGAGATCCGCGACGAGACGGCGGATGTGAAGACCTTTGTGCTCGCGCCGAAGGAGCCCTGCGTCTTCCGCTACGCGCCGGGCCAGTTCCTTACGCTCGACCTCTCGATCAATGGCGAGGCGATCAACCGCTGCTACACCATCGCCTCGGCACCCACGCGCCCGCACACGCTCGCCATCACGGTGAAGCGCGTACCGGGCGGGCCGGTGTCGAACTTCCTGCATGACCATGTGAAGGTGGGCGGCGAGCTGCGCGCCGTCGGGCCGATGGGCGATTTCTCCTGCTTCACGCAAGGCACGCCCTCGCCGACACCGCGCTATCTGTTCCTCTCCGGCGGCTCCGGCATTACGCCACTGATGTCGATGGCGCGGACCTTCCATGATCTCGGCGAGCCGCGCGATCTCGTCTTCGTCCACGCGGCGCGTTCACCCGATGACATCATCTTCCGCAGCGAGCTGGAAATGATGGCGCGCAACCAGCGCGGCAGCTTCCGCTTCGCGCCGATCTGCGAGGCCGATGGGCCGCTCAATCCCTGGCATGGCCTGCGCGGCCGGCTCAATCTCGGCCTGCTTAACCACATCGCGCCAGACTTCAAGGAGCGCGAAATCTTCGCCTGCGGCCCCTCGCCCTTCATGGCGGCGGTGCGGGAGATGCTGAAAGGCGCGGGCTTCGACATGTCGCGCCACCATGAGGAAAGCTTCGACTTCGCCGAGCTTGCCCGGGCCGAACCCGATGTCGCAGCCGACGTCTCGATCGCCGAGGCGGTGGAAGCGGTGCAGGACGCAGTGGCGCCGCCGGTCGCGAGCTACACCATCGAGTTCGTCAAGCAGAAGCGCACCATCGAGTGCCGCTCCGACATGTTCGTGCTCGATGCCGCACGCCGGGCCGGGGTCCGGCTGCCGTCGTCCTGCTCCAAGGGCCTGTGCGGCACCTGCAAGTCGAAGCTCGTCTCCGGCACGGTGGAGATGAAGCATGGTGGCGGCATTCGCC
- a CDS encoding aromatic ring-hydroxylating oxygenase subunit alpha, which produces MLDSTQTPLKALIHRRKPGYSLEAPFYTSPDIFEADMDVIFGHHWLFVGVDPDIPEPGDAMTLDIGKTKIFLVRDDDGEVRAFHNVCRHRGAPIVHDYKTTVGNLVCRYHSWTYGLDGKLLFAEHMGEGFDPSCHGLKPVHVRSLEGLLFVCLADEPPADFDVMAAKMAPYLAPHDLKNAKVAFEKDIIEPGNWKLTMENNRECYHCSGNHPELTVPLFAYGFGFAPEELDEHGRKEAEDYAKLVTTSHREWESCGFPSTMMEHLDDMVTGFRTERLPLAGDGESHTSDTKAACKKLLGKINDPKHGALHFWTQPNSWHHFMSDHAVVFSVLPLDAERSLLRTKWLVHKDAVEGVDYDIENLTGVWDATNDQDSTLVGYCQEGARSPAYEPGPYSPHTEMLVDKFCNWYIGRMAEHIGR; this is translated from the coding sequence ATGCTCGACAGCACGCAGACCCCGCTGAAAGCGCTCATCCACCGCCGCAAACCCGGCTACAGCCTGGAAGCTCCGTTCTACACCAGCCCCGACATCTTCGAGGCGGACATGGACGTGATCTTCGGCCATCACTGGCTCTTCGTCGGCGTCGACCCTGACATTCCCGAGCCGGGCGACGCCATGACGCTCGACATCGGCAAGACCAAGATCTTCCTGGTGCGCGATGACGATGGCGAGGTCCGCGCCTTCCACAATGTGTGCCGCCATCGCGGCGCGCCGATCGTGCACGACTACAAGACCACGGTCGGCAATCTGGTCTGCCGCTACCATTCCTGGACCTACGGCCTCGACGGCAAGCTGCTCTTCGCCGAGCATATGGGCGAAGGCTTCGACCCCTCCTGCCACGGCCTCAAGCCCGTGCATGTGCGCTCGCTGGAAGGGCTGCTGTTCGTCTGCCTCGCTGACGAGCCGCCGGCCGATTTCGATGTGATGGCCGCCAAGATGGCGCCCTATCTCGCCCCGCACGACCTGAAGAACGCCAAGGTCGCCTTCGAGAAGGACATCATCGAGCCGGGCAACTGGAAGCTGACGATGGAGAACAACCGCGAGTGCTACCACTGCTCCGGTAATCACCCCGAGCTGACCGTGCCGCTCTTCGCCTATGGCTTCGGCTTCGCGCCGGAGGAGCTCGACGAGCATGGCCGCAAGGAAGCCGAGGACTACGCCAAGCTGGTCACCACCTCGCATCGTGAATGGGAGAGCTGCGGCTTCCCATCCACCATGATGGAACACCTCGACGATATGGTGACCGGCTTCCGCACCGAGCGTCTGCCGCTTGCAGGCGATGGCGAGAGCCACACCTCCGACACCAAGGCCGCCTGCAAGAAACTGCTCGGCAAGATCAACGATCCCAAGCACGGCGCGCTGCACTTCTGGACCCAGCCGAACTCCTGGCACCACTTCATGTCCGACCATGCCGTGGTGTTCTCGGTGCTGCCGCTCGATGCCGAACGCTCGCTGCTGCGCACCAAGTGGCTGGTTCACAAGGACGCGGTGGAAGGCGTCGATTACGACATCGAGAACCTCACCGGCGTGTGGGACGCCACCAATGACCAGGATTCGACGCTGGTCGGCTATTGCCAGGAAGGTGCCCGCAGCCCGGCCTATGAGCCCGGCCCTTATTCCCCGCACACCGAGATGCTCGTGGACAAATTCTGCAACTGGTACATCGGCCGCATGGCCGAGCATATCGGCCGCTGA
- a CDS encoding DUF4394 domain-containing protein has protein sequence MNRTMIALAVAGLAMTTTAASAQSVAALLDGNSIAIVDVKAAKAGAPMKIAGTGTLVGIDVRPADGMLYGLFDDGTLVTINPMSGATSPKSKLDTMLPAGTVATVDFNPVADRLRVIGSDGTNLRANVDDGKVTKDGALKYADADMNKARTPKIVAGAYTNSVKGAKETALFDVDAAAGKLVKQAPPNDGVLNSVGKLGISAGSYAFDIPAGSTSEGWLMADGTLYRVDLASGKATVLGMIGGVSGKVHDIAIFPAM, from the coding sequence ATGAACCGCACGATGATCGCCCTCGCCGTCGCCGGACTGGCGATGACCACGACCGCCGCCAGCGCCCAGTCCGTCGCGGCCCTGCTTGATGGCAACAGCATCGCCATCGTGGACGTGAAGGCCGCCAAGGCCGGCGCGCCGATGAAGATCGCCGGGACGGGCACGCTCGTCGGCATCGACGTGCGCCCGGCCGATGGCATGCTTTACGGCCTGTTCGACGACGGCACGCTCGTGACCATCAACCCCATGAGCGGCGCCACCAGCCCCAAGTCGAAGCTCGACACGATGCTGCCCGCCGGCACCGTGGCGACGGTCGACTTCAACCCGGTCGCCGACCGGCTGCGCGTCATCGGCAGCGACGGCACGAATCTGCGGGCCAATGTCGATGACGGCAAGGTGACCAAGGATGGCGCGCTGAAATACGCCGACGCTGACATGAACAAGGCGAGAACGCCCAAGATCGTCGCCGGCGCCTATACCAATTCGGTGAAGGGCGCCAAGGAAACCGCCCTGTTCGATGTCGACGCGGCCGCCGGCAAGCTGGTGAAGCAGGCGCCGCCCAATGATGGCGTGCTGAACTCCGTCGGCAAGCTGGGCATCAGTGCCGGCAGCTACGCGTTCGACATCCCGGCCGGCAGCACGAGCGAGGGCTGGCTGATGGCGGACGGCACGCTCTACCGGGTCGATCTCGCCAGCGGCAAGGCGACGGTGCTCGGGATGATCGGCGGCGTGTCCGGCAAGGTGCACGACATCGCCATTTTTCCGGCCATGTGA
- a CDS encoding sigma-70 family RNA polymerase sigma factor, giving the protein MTSLPRIAHDTVEDELAEALHGCARGERASLHRLYEHLAPKMTGVALRMLRRRDLADEVVHDTFLRIWEKAGSYDPSRGKASTWAFTVLRNTALNVLRGERRIELVEDYDAIEPASEEADAESLLVALSETSALKRCLDRLEPMRRRAILLAYLRGLTHGELAGRLGVPLGTAKAWIRRSLRTLKDCLA; this is encoded by the coding sequence GTGACGAGCCTGCCGCGCATCGCCCATGACACCGTTGAAGACGAACTGGCCGAGGCGCTGCATGGTTGCGCGCGCGGCGAGCGGGCGAGCCTTCATCGGCTCTATGAGCATCTGGCGCCGAAGATGACGGGCGTGGCGCTTCGCATGCTGCGCCGGCGCGACCTTGCCGACGAGGTCGTTCACGACACGTTCCTGCGCATCTGGGAAAAGGCCGGAAGCTACGATCCGTCGCGCGGCAAGGCCTCCACCTGGGCATTCACCGTGTTGCGCAACACGGCGCTCAATGTCCTTAGGGGGGAGCGGCGCATCGAGCTGGTGGAGGATTACGACGCCATTGAGCCCGCGTCTGAAGAGGCGGACGCGGAGAGCCTTCTGGTGGCACTGTCGGAAACCAGCGCTCTGAAACGCTGCCTTGACCGACTTGAGCCCATGAGGCGGCGGGCGATCCTTCTCGCCTATCTGCGGGGCCTGACCCATGGCGAACTGGCCGGCCGGCTCGGCGTGCCGCTAGGCACCGCCAAGGCGTGGATCCGCCGGAGCCTTCGTACGCTGAAGGACTGCCTGGCATGA
- a CDS encoding anti-sigma factor, translating to MSPQERERLASEYVLGLLDPEEARDCEARLAVDERLAALVEEWRERVAELDATAPFVRPDPALWSRIEASLPARATPAIEPTTLPLSGTRATQRKRGAPWWNSLPLWRGVGLAACAATVLLAAGIGYVAQKAAQAPVLVAVLLSDQNQPAAVVNAFRDGRTELLALSELRAPEGKSLQVWTLWDRARGPVSVGLLDALRTIPLNVDSLPRPAAEQLYEITLEPAGGSPTGRPTGPILMKGNASPTGAGI from the coding sequence ATGAGCCCGCAGGAGCGCGAGCGACTCGCCAGCGAATATGTGCTGGGCCTTCTGGATCCCGAGGAGGCGCGGGACTGCGAGGCGCGGCTGGCCGTCGATGAACGCCTTGCCGCGCTGGTGGAGGAATGGCGCGAGCGGGTGGCCGAGCTCGACGCGACCGCGCCCTTCGTCCGTCCTGATCCGGCTCTGTGGTCGCGGATTGAAGCCTCACTGCCGGCGCGGGCTACACCCGCCATCGAGCCGACGACCCTGCCGCTTTCCGGCACCCGCGCGACGCAGCGCAAGCGGGGCGCGCCCTGGTGGAACAGCCTTCCTCTCTGGCGCGGTGTCGGCCTCGCCGCTTGTGCCGCAACCGTGCTGCTGGCGGCGGGCATTGGCTATGTCGCCCAAAAGGCGGCACAGGCCCCGGTCCTGGTGGCCGTGCTTCTGTCCGACCAGAACCAGCCGGCGGCGGTGGTCAACGCCTTCCGGGATGGACGCACGGAGCTTCTGGCGCTGAGCGAGCTGAGGGCGCCGGAGGGCAAGTCGCTGCAGGTCTGGACCCTGTGGGACCGGGCGCGCGGCCCGGTCTCGGTCGGGCTGCTCGACGCCTTGCGGACCATCCCGCTGAACGTCGATAGCCTGCCGCGGCCGGCCGCCGAACAGCTCTATGAAATTACGCTGGAGCCAGCCGGCGGTTCGCCAACGGGCCGGCCCACGGGGCCGATCCTGATGAAGGGTAATGCGAGCCCGACGGGCGCGGGGATTTGA
- a CDS encoding GlxA family transcriptional regulator, with the protein MTQQRPTPFGTMAATSAAAAPALNVGFILTDNFTLSAFSLMVDQFRLAADDGDRSRPILARWQVMASRPEPIRASCGVTVSPSGPLADPSSFHYIIVVGGLLHGGSQLDEESIAYLKRAARAGVSLVGVCTGSFVLARAGLMTGRRCCVSWYHYQDFLDEFPHHTPVADRLFVIDGDRITCAGGGGAADLATALVEKFLGRSVAQKSRHVLLLDRQRPGTESQPHPPIADLVADDRVRRALLLMEQHLADPLPIADIARRLHLSTRQLERLFQTIMGQRPAEFYRRLRLRYARFLLDTTGRSVTDIALEAGFSDCAHFSRQFKAQHGFTPSDARARAPGPATQSMAASRLFD; encoded by the coding sequence ACCCACCCCTTTCGGCACCATGGCGGCCACCAGCGCGGCGGCCGCGCCCGCCTTGAATGTCGGCTTTATCCTCACGGACAACTTCACCCTGTCCGCCTTCTCGCTGATGGTGGACCAGTTCCGCCTCGCCGCTGATGATGGCGACCGCTCGCGGCCCATCCTCGCGCGCTGGCAGGTGATGGCGTCGCGCCCCGAGCCGATCAGGGCGAGCTGCGGCGTCACTGTCTCGCCGTCCGGGCCGCTCGCGGACCCGTCCAGCTTCCACTACATCATTGTCGTCGGCGGGCTTTTGCATGGCGGCAGCCAGCTCGACGAGGAGAGCATTGCCTATCTCAAGCGCGCCGCGCGGGCCGGCGTCTCTCTGGTCGGTGTGTGCACGGGCAGCTTCGTGCTGGCCCGCGCCGGGCTGATGACCGGACGCCGCTGCTGCGTGTCCTGGTATCACTATCAGGACTTCCTCGACGAATTCCCGCACCACACGCCGGTCGCCGACCGTCTGTTCGTGATCGACGGCGACCGTATCACCTGCGCCGGCGGCGGCGGGGCGGCGGACCTCGCGACCGCCCTCGTGGAGAAATTCCTCGGCCGCTCCGTGGCGCAGAAGAGCCGCCACGTTCTGCTGCTCGACCGCCAGCGGCCCGGCACCGAATCCCAGCCGCACCCGCCCATTGCCGATCTCGTGGCGGATGACCGCGTGCGCCGGGCGCTGCTGCTGATGGAGCAGCACCTCGCCGACCCGCTGCCCATCGCCGACATCGCCCGCCGGCTGCATCTGTCAACACGCCAGCTCGAGCGCCTGTTCCAGACCATCATGGGCCAGCGCCCGGCGGAGTTCTACCGGCGGCTGCGGCTGCGCTATGCGCGCTTCCTGCTCGACACGACTGGCCGGTCGGTGACCGACATCGCGCTCGAAGCCGGATTCTCGGACTGCGCGCATTTCTCCCGCCAGTTCAAGGCGCAGCACGGCTTCACGCCCTCCGACGCCCGCGCCCGCGCGCCCGGCCCGGCGACGCAGAGCATGGCGGCGAGCCGGCTGTTCGACTGA